Proteins from one uncultured Desulfuromonas sp. genomic window:
- a CDS encoding methyl-accepting chemotaxis protein encodes MFRNLKLRNKILIPTMLVVVFSLSLVSVLLVYWASVSAIKEAKHLAQETASHNAVVVKDFINPIMEQARSLASIYVATIENGHTLDRAVFDDFQTGMLKHEPKFLGIWTVLEPNALDGKDSEYRNANAHHDATGRYEPYFFRTSDGLGSRPCSEAEDGLWYTVPRATKKDYLTAPYSYDVDGRLVLGIDSAIPIIVNGKFVGSTGIDYEVTDFVKLSRSITPFETGRAYIVADDGQFVGHPSDDLITKKLADGLGQAMASEISTAIKAGTIFQKEVEHEEGDIYRIFVPVPVTETQNWALGIDIPMDKVLATAHSMFWRSFWIGLCVVAGLAVILFWLAHAIAAPLVRATELAKTVGNGDLSQRLSVDTKDETGMLAGALNAMADNLEKKAELAKNIAANNLTGDAEVASEKDTLGIALRQMTENLNNVLNSVRGAAEDVDSASGQVSSASDALAQGATEQAASLEEISSSLAEITSQTKENATSAAKANRMAGDVRGDAEKSKHDMDAMTNAMAEVSDASSAIAKIIKVIDEIAFQTNLLALNAAVEAARAGQHGKGFAVVAEEVRNLASRSAKAAQETADLIEGSVNKVDNTNRLVGQAANSLEGVVKSIDDMATLVDAIAHASDTQSTGLIEISQALQQVDTVTQQNTASAEQTSAAAQELSGQASALNSLISTFELKQMNRVDPLALPASEQSTSDEWGITSGSITSNV; translated from the coding sequence ATGTTCAGGAACTTAAAACTACGCAATAAGATACTAATTCCGACAATGCTGGTTGTTGTGTTCTCTCTTAGCCTTGTCTCCGTATTACTCGTCTATTGGGCCAGCGTGTCTGCGATTAAAGAGGCAAAGCATCTGGCACAGGAAACCGCTTCACATAATGCTGTCGTGGTCAAAGATTTTATTAATCCGATCATGGAGCAGGCCAGAAGTCTGGCCAGCATCTACGTTGCAACCATTGAGAACGGTCACACCCTTGATCGTGCAGTTTTTGACGACTTCCAAACGGGCATGCTGAAACACGAACCTAAATTTCTCGGAATTTGGACCGTCCTTGAACCAAATGCTCTGGACGGGAAAGACAGCGAATATCGCAACGCCAACGCACACCATGATGCCACGGGGCGCTATGAACCCTATTTTTTCCGCACCAGTGACGGTCTCGGATCACGCCCGTGCAGTGAGGCGGAAGACGGCCTATGGTACACCGTTCCCCGCGCCACCAAGAAGGATTACCTGACTGCGCCCTATTCTTATGACGTCGACGGACGGCTGGTTCTCGGCATTGACTCCGCCATTCCGATCATTGTCAACGGCAAGTTTGTCGGCTCGACAGGAATCGATTACGAAGTCACTGATTTTGTTAAACTCTCCCGTTCCATTACCCCTTTTGAAACAGGCCGAGCTTATATTGTTGCAGATGATGGTCAATTTGTCGGGCACCCCTCTGATGACTTGATCACCAAAAAGCTGGCGGACGGGCTGGGACAGGCCATGGCTTCCGAGATCTCAACCGCGATAAAAGCGGGAACGATTTTTCAAAAAGAAGTTGAACACGAAGAGGGCGATATCTACCGAATTTTTGTTCCCGTCCCGGTCACGGAAACTCAGAACTGGGCTCTGGGTATCGATATCCCCATGGACAAGGTCCTGGCAACAGCGCATAGCATGTTCTGGCGCAGTTTCTGGATCGGTCTTTGTGTCGTGGCAGGACTGGCCGTTATTCTTTTCTGGCTGGCACACGCCATTGCCGCCCCACTCGTCAGGGCGACCGAACTGGCAAAAACGGTCGGCAATGGTGATTTGTCGCAGCGTCTTTCGGTCGACACTAAAGATGAAACCGGAATGCTGGCAGGTGCTCTGAATGCTATGGCCGACAACCTGGAGAAAAAAGCCGAACTGGCAAAAAATATTGCCGCCAACAACCTGACCGGAGACGCCGAGGTTGCTTCAGAAAAAGACACCCTCGGCATCGCACTCAGGCAGATGACGGAAAACTTGAACAATGTGCTGAATTCCGTACGTGGAGCCGCCGAAGATGTGGATAGTGCATCCGGGCAGGTTTCATCAGCAAGTGACGCTCTGGCTCAAGGAGCAACAGAACAAGCCGCAAGTCTGGAGGAGATTTCCAGCTCGCTCGCTGAAATCACCTCCCAGACCAAAGAGAATGCCACCAGCGCCGCCAAAGCCAATCGGATGGCCGGTGATGTACGTGGCGATGCTGAGAAAAGCAAACACGACATGGATGCCATGACCAACGCCATGGCGGAGGTCAGTGATGCTTCTTCAGCCATTGCAAAAATCATCAAAGTGATTGACGAAATTGCCTTTCAGACCAATCTGCTGGCCTTGAATGCCGCCGTCGAAGCCGCGCGTGCCGGGCAGCACGGTAAAGGGTTTGCCGTTGTTGCTGAAGAGGTGCGCAACCTTGCCAGTCGCAGCGCTAAAGCCGCGCAGGAAACCGCCGATCTGATTGAAGGCTCGGTAAACAAGGTGGACAACACCAACCGTCTGGTGGGACAGGCAGCTAACAGCCTTGAAGGCGTGGTGAAGAGTATCGACGATATGGCCACTCTGGTTGACGCCATCGCCCACGCCTCCGACACGCAATCGACGGGTCTGATTGAAATCTCCCAAGCACTGCAACAGGTTGACACGGTCACACAGCAGAATACCGCCAGCGCCGAACAAACCTCTGCTGCAGCACAAGAGCTTTCTGGACAGGCATCGGCTCTAAACAGCCTGATCAGTACATTTGAACTTAAACAGATGAACCGGGTTGACCCCTTGGCGTTACCAGCGAGTGAACAGTCCACTTCAGACGAGTGGGGAATAACTTCTGGTTCGATCACTTCCAACGTTTAA
- a CDS encoding sensor histidine kinase — translation MGLIVELLQQMSVFLVIAYIFTKSPAFRPLTSESLSYRHKLLLYIIFSTFSIMGTYFGLPVQDAIANTRAIGPVLAGLIGGPVLGLATGLTGGLHRYFLGGFTAFSCGVSTTMEGLVGGLVCLVLLRRGQAEQRFNPRIALLTTLVAEAMQMVIIVLLATPTENAVHLVQAIAAPMILANSAGAALFMSIIRDQRRMYDHFGALFSAKAFELAERVLEILGEGLNRNTALEMAQLLHRWTGVGAVAITDREQVLAFVGLGEDHHLAGNSITSPLTRRAIEQNQTVFADGVRELYHCTISSQCPLSSALVVPLRVDQDVIGTIKLYEPRRKLFLNINRSLGEGLAALLSEQLVHSRYQEQKTLLAQSELKLAQAQINPHFLFNALNTIVAVLRKDADQARDLLLHLSRFFRKNLKRTTDVTTLEEELDHVRSYLYIEEARFGDRLTVTMEVDPTLLNIKLPAFTLQPLIENAIKHGISQILEPGEIKVTGRYVAQGVEIIICDNAGTCVDHEQCDGLGLQIVDKRVKNLYGPGYGVALNCQPGEVTQVTVSLPAPQRMEEE, via the coding sequence ATGGGGCTGATTGTTGAGTTGTTACAGCAGATGTCCGTTTTTCTGGTCATCGCCTATATCTTTACTAAATCACCGGCCTTTCGTCCGTTGACCAGTGAAAGCCTCAGCTATCGTCATAAGCTGTTGCTCTATATCATCTTCTCGACCTTTTCCATCATGGGCACCTATTTCGGGTTGCCTGTGCAGGATGCCATTGCCAATACTCGAGCTATCGGCCCGGTGCTGGCGGGTCTTATTGGCGGCCCGGTACTTGGATTGGCCACTGGTCTGACCGGCGGATTGCATCGTTATTTTCTTGGTGGATTTACCGCCTTTTCCTGCGGTGTATCGACCACAATGGAAGGGCTGGTTGGCGGCCTGGTCTGCCTGGTGTTGCTGCGCCGTGGTCAGGCCGAGCAACGTTTTAATCCGCGCATTGCTTTATTGACCACCTTGGTCGCTGAAGCCATGCAGATGGTGATCATTGTCTTGCTGGCGACGCCGACTGAAAACGCCGTGCATCTGGTGCAGGCCATTGCCGCGCCGATGATCCTGGCCAATTCCGCCGGGGCGGCGTTGTTTATGAGCATTATTCGCGATCAGCGACGCATGTATGATCACTTTGGTGCGCTGTTTTCCGCCAAGGCATTTGAACTGGCGGAGCGGGTGCTGGAGATCCTCGGTGAAGGCCTCAACCGTAACACGGCACTGGAGATGGCCCAACTGCTGCACCGCTGGACCGGGGTGGGCGCGGTGGCCATTACCGATCGTGAACAAGTGCTGGCGTTTGTCGGTCTCGGTGAGGATCATCATCTGGCGGGCAATTCGATCACCTCGCCGTTGACGCGCCGGGCGATTGAGCAGAATCAGACCGTGTTTGCCGATGGCGTGCGCGAGCTTTATCACTGCACTATCAGTAGCCAATGCCCGCTGAGCTCGGCGTTGGTGGTGCCGCTGCGCGTGGACCAGGACGTGATCGGTACTATTAAACTCTATGAGCCGCGCCGAAAGCTGTTTCTCAATATCAATCGTTCGCTGGGCGAGGGCTTGGCCGCCCTGTTGTCGGAGCAGCTGGTACACAGCCGTTATCAGGAGCAGAAGACTCTGCTTGCTCAGTCGGAATTGAAACTGGCTCAAGCCCAGATCAACCCCCATTTCTTGTTTAATGCACTAAACACCATCGTCGCTGTGCTGCGTAAGGATGCCGATCAGGCCCGTGACCTGTTGCTGCATCTGTCGCGTTTTTTCCGTAAAAACCTCAAACGCACCACGGATGTTACCACCCTGGAAGAGGAACTCGATCATGTGCGCTCCTATCTGTATATCGAGGAGGCGCGTTTCGGTGACCGACTGACCGTGACCATGGAGGTTGATCCCACTTTGCTCAATATCAAACTGCCTGCTTTTACCCTGCAGCCGTTGATCGAAAATGCCATCAAACACGGTATTTCACAGATTCTTGAGCCGGGAGAGATCAAAGTGACCGGCAGGTATGTGGCGCAAGGCGTGGAAATTATTATTTGCGACAATGCCGGCACCTGTGTTGACCATGAACAATGCGACGGGCTTGGGTTGCAGATTGTCGATAAACGGGTTAAGAATCTTTATGGTCCCGGCTATGGTGTTGCTCTGAACTGTCAACCCGGAGAGGTGACGCAAGTCACGGTGAGCCTGCCCGCGCCACAACGCATGGAGGAAGAGTGA
- the btsR gene encoding two-component system response regulator BtsR gives MIRALIVDDEQMAREEMQALLEATGEFDLLMPCANGFDAIKAINEQRPDVVFLDIEMPVINGFQVLSMVDEERMPHVVFVTAYDEFALKAFEEKTLDYLLKPVEPERLTLTLSKLKSMLHSGQTPHYDTPDLKRIPCSTGRRVKLVDVDKVECVFTDLSGVHLRTADSTLCTDLTLKVLEQRTPLVRCHKQYLVNLSSVDEVQLHDGGTATVLTRSGHDVPVSRRYLRQLKECLSF, from the coding sequence ATGATACGCGCCCTGATTGTCGATGATGAGCAGATGGCTCGCGAAGAGATGCAGGCGTTGCTGGAGGCGACGGGCGAGTTTGATCTGCTGATGCCGTGTGCCAATGGATTCGATGCTATCAAGGCGATCAATGAACAGCGGCCTGACGTGGTGTTTCTCGATATCGAAATGCCGGTAATTAACGGTTTTCAGGTGTTGAGTATGGTGGATGAGGAGCGTATGCCGCACGTGGTGTTTGTCACTGCCTACGACGAATTTGCCCTCAAGGCGTTTGAAGAGAAGACGCTGGATTACCTGCTCAAGCCGGTTGAGCCGGAGCGCCTGACCCTGACGTTGAGTAAATTGAAAAGCATGTTGCACAGCGGACAGACGCCGCACTATGACACGCCTGATCTAAAGCGGATTCCCTGCAGCACTGGCCGTCGCGTCAAGCTGGTGGATGTGGATAAGGTGGAGTGTGTGTTTACCGATCTCAGTGGCGTTCATCTGCGCACGGCGGACAGTACCCTGTGCACCGATCTGACCCTCAAAGTGCTGGAACAACGTACGCCTTTGGTGCGCTGTCATAAGCAGTATCTGGTCAACCTTTCGTCTGTCGATGAGGTGCAGCTCCATGACGGGGGCACGGCTACTGTACTCACCCGTAGCGGTCATGATGTGCCGGTCAGCCGTCGCTATCTGCGTCAGCTTAAAGAGTGCCTTTCTTTCTGA
- a CDS encoding carbon starvation protein A, translating into MLYFFACVLALILGYVFYGRFVDNVFGPDPNRPTPAQSLADGVDYVEISPRKIFLIQLLNIAGLGPIFGPILGALYGPSALVWIVLGSIFAGAVHDYFSGMLSIRHDGKSIPDVVGVQLGNGFKQFMRLFSIVLLLLVGIVFVLGPAKLLGKMSGLNVTAWVVIIFGYYFLATILPIQKIIGRLYPLFGAILIFMAVGLTIALMVQGYDFYPQLTLSNLHPKELPLWPLMFITIACGAISGFHATQSPLMARCVSNERHGRSLFYGAMIGEGLIALVWATLGMAFYHEPGALNEALAVGGPAHVVNEISTTLLGPVGGLLAVIGVIILPISSGDTAFRSARLIIADFFNMEQRQAGRRLLLAVPLFAIGFLISKAEFGVIWRYFGWANQTLATIVLWTAAAYLIKQGKLHWIATVPAVFMTAVAATYLGYAPIGFGLPLQVATYIGLGVATFSLTLFMICFGRGPDVVLDQDPI; encoded by the coding sequence ATGCTGTATTTTTTCGCTTGTGTACTCGCCCTGATTCTCGGTTACGTTTTTTACGGCCGTTTCGTTGATAACGTCTTCGGGCCTGATCCCAACCGTCCCACGCCTGCCCAGTCTCTGGCCGATGGCGTCGATTATGTGGAGATTTCGCCGAGGAAGATCTTCCTCATTCAATTGCTCAATATCGCCGGACTCGGCCCCATCTTCGGTCCGATTCTCGGTGCTTTGTATGGCCCGTCGGCTCTGGTGTGGATCGTTCTCGGGTCCATCTTTGCCGGGGCAGTGCATGATTACTTTTCCGGCATGTTGTCGATTCGTCATGACGGCAAGAGTATTCCCGATGTGGTTGGCGTGCAGCTCGGTAACGGCTTCAAGCAGTTTATGCGGCTGTTTTCCATCGTGCTGTTGCTGCTGGTCGGCATTGTCTTTGTGCTCGGTCCGGCCAAATTGCTGGGCAAAATGTCCGGCCTTAATGTCACTGCCTGGGTCGTGATCATTTTCGGCTATTACTTCCTTGCCACGATTCTGCCGATCCAGAAAATTATCGGTCGCCTCTATCCGCTGTTTGGCGCGATACTGATTTTTATGGCCGTTGGTTTGACCATTGCGCTGATGGTGCAGGGCTATGACTTTTATCCGCAACTGACCTTGAGTAACCTGCATCCTAAAGAGCTGCCGTTGTGGCCGCTGATGTTTATCACCATTGCTTGCGGTGCCATCAGTGGTTTTCATGCCACTCAGTCGCCGCTCATGGCGCGCTGCGTGTCCAACGAGCGTCATGGCCGTTCGCTGTTTTATGGGGCGATGATCGGCGAAGGTTTGATCGCTCTGGTGTGGGCAACGCTCGGGATGGCTTTTTACCACGAGCCCGGCGCTCTCAATGAGGCCTTGGCTGTTGGTGGTCCGGCCCATGTTGTCAATGAGATCTCAACCACTCTGTTGGGACCGGTCGGTGGCCTGCTGGCTGTGATCGGCGTCATTATTCTGCCGATCTCCTCCGGCGATACCGCGTTTCGCAGTGCCCGGTTGATTATTGCCGACTTCTTTAATATGGAACAGCGCCAGGCAGGACGCCGTCTGTTGCTGGCCGTTCCCCTGTTTGCCATCGGATTTCTTATTTCTAAAGCGGAATTTGGTGTCATCTGGCGTTACTTCGGCTGGGCCAACCAGACCCTGGCGACGATCGTGTTGTGGACCGCGGCCGCCTATCTGATCAAGCAGGGCAAGCTGCATTGGATCGCCACGGTACCGGCGGTATTTATGACAGCCGTTGCCGCGACCTATCTCGGTTATGCGCCGATCGGCTTTGGTCTGCCACTGCAGGTGGCCACGTACATCGGTCTCGGGGTGGCGACCTTCAGCCTGACCCTTTTCATGATCTGCTTTGGTCGCGGGCCTGATGTGGTTCTGGATCAGGATCCCATCTGA
- the purT gene encoding formate-dependent phosphoribosylglycinamide formyltransferase encodes MATIGTPFSPTATRVMLCGSGELGKEVVIEFQRLGVEVIACDSYANAPAMQVADRSYTFSMLDGEELRRVVEFERPHYIIPEVEAIATATLVELEKEGFNVVPTALAAQLTMNREGIRRLAAEDLGLATSAYRFAEDEVTFQAAVAELGFPCVVKPIMSSSGKGQSVVRSEDDLEAAWDYAQKGGRAGGGKVIVEAFLDFDYEITLLTVRHKEGTSFCLPIGHRQEDGDYRESWQPQAMSGEVLDKAQQMAKQVTDALGGWGIFGVELFIQGSEVFFSEVSPRPHDTGLVTLISQDLSEFALHARAILGLPIPNIAQHGPSASAVVLVEGHSTQVSFSGLDVALSQPDTQLRLFGKPGVTGKRRLGVVLARDHSVDAARDKAVIAADAVEAVL; translated from the coding sequence ATGGCAACAATAGGAACGCCCTTTTCCCCGACAGCGACCCGTGTCATGTTATGCGGTTCCGGGGAGTTGGGTAAAGAGGTGGTCATCGAATTTCAGCGTTTAGGTGTCGAGGTTATTGCCTGTGACAGTTATGCCAATGCCCCGGCCATGCAGGTCGCAGATCGTTCCTACACCTTTTCCATGCTTGATGGCGAGGAATTGCGCCGCGTGGTGGAATTTGAGCGGCCGCACTATATTATTCCCGAAGTGGAGGCGATTGCCACGGCGACATTGGTGGAACTGGAAAAAGAGGGCTTCAATGTCGTGCCTACGGCGCTTGCCGCCCAGTTGACCATGAACCGTGAAGGGATTCGACGTCTGGCGGCGGAAGATCTGGGGCTGGCGACGTCGGCTTACCGTTTTGCCGAGGATGAGGTGACTTTTCAGGCGGCGGTGGCTGAACTGGGGTTTCCGTGTGTCGTCAAGCCGATCATGAGTTCCTCCGGTAAAGGGCAAAGCGTGGTGCGCAGTGAGGATGACCTCGAGGCGGCCTGGGACTATGCCCAGAAGGGCGGTCGCGCCGGGGGTGGCAAAGTGATTGTTGAAGCCTTTCTTGATTTTGATTACGAGATCACCCTGCTGACAGTACGTCACAAAGAGGGCACCAGTTTCTGTCTGCCCATTGGCCATCGTCAGGAGGATGGTGACTATCGTGAATCGTGGCAGCCGCAGGCCATGAGCGGCGAGGTGCTGGACAAGGCCCAGCAGATGGCTAAACAGGTCACCGATGCGTTGGGCGGCTGGGGCATCTTCGGTGTGGAGCTGTTTATCCAGGGCTCCGAAGTCTTTTTCAGTGAAGTCTCGCCACGCCCGCACGATACCGGCCTGGTGACGTTGATTTCCCAGGATCTGTCAGAATTTGCCCTCCATGCACGGGCGATTCTTGGTCTGCCGATTCCCAATATTGCTCAACATGGACCATCGGCCTCGGCGGTCGTTCTGGTGGAGGGCCACTCAACCCAAGTCAGTTTCAGCGGCCTGGATGTGGCCCTGTCGCAACCGGATACTCAGTTGCGGCTATTCGGTAAACCGGGCGTTACCGGGAAACGCCGCCTCGGTGTGGTTCTGGCGCGCGATCATTCCGTGGATGCGGCGCGCGACAAAGCCGTGATTGCGGCTGACGCGGTTGAGGCTGTGCTGTAG
- a CDS encoding sulfide/dihydroorotate dehydrogenase-like FAD/NAD-binding protein, with the protein MFEIIENTILAPGLHRLTVVAPRIAAARQPGQFVMVRRDVGEERIPLTIGAADSHNGTITLFVQATGAATRRIVATPVGGVLRDVAGPLGQPTDIEQWGRVACLGGGVGTAVLYPLVRALHESGNAVTSIIGGRSADYVILEEELGPFSDAVQVTTDDGSRGSQGFVTQALETLIADEAQRPQAVFAVGPLPMMRAVADVTRPWQIKTVVSLNPIMIDGTGMCGGCRVTIGDEVRFACVDGPEFDAHQVDFAGLMDRLTMYRDHETCHLDAVMAQGGAA; encoded by the coding sequence ATGTTTGAAATTATTGAAAACACAATATTGGCCCCGGGATTACATCGTTTAACCGTGGTGGCACCGCGCATTGCTGCCGCGCGTCAACCCGGACAGTTTGTCATGGTGCGCCGCGACGTTGGTGAAGAGCGTATCCCGCTGACCATTGGTGCGGCAGACAGCCATAACGGCACGATTACCCTGTTTGTTCAAGCGACGGGTGCGGCAACACGGCGCATTGTTGCGACGCCGGTTGGTGGTGTGTTGCGTGATGTTGCCGGTCCTCTCGGTCAACCGACTGACATTGAGCAGTGGGGCCGGGTGGCCTGTCTCGGTGGCGGTGTCGGCACAGCGGTGCTCTATCCACTGGTGCGTGCCCTGCATGAGTCAGGTAATGCCGTGACCTCAATCATTGGCGGCCGTTCGGCCGACTATGTGATTTTAGAGGAAGAACTGGGCCCATTCAGTGATGCGGTGCAGGTGACGACCGATGACGGTAGTCGCGGCAGCCAGGGGTTTGTCACCCAGGCGCTGGAGACGTTGATTGCCGACGAAGCTCAACGCCCGCAGGCGGTTTTTGCCGTCGGACCGTTGCCGATGATGCGCGCCGTGGCCGACGTCACACGTCCCTGGCAGATCAAAACCGTGGTCAGCCTCAACCCGATCATGATCGACGGCACCGGCATGTGCGGTGGTTGCCGGGTGACCATTGGTGATGAGGTGCGGTTTGCCTGTGTCGACGGTCCTGAATTTGATGCCCATCAGGTGGATTTTGCCGGTCTGATGGATCGTCTGACCATGTATCGTGATCATGAAACCTGTCATCTGGATGCCGTCATGGCGCAGGGAGGTGCCGCATGA
- the gltA gene encoding NADPH-dependent glutamate synthase — MTEAMTPQQRLAIQRVIMPEQDAGVRSGNFTEVNLGLTHEQAMAEAQRCLQCKSRVCVDGCPVQVGIPEFIAAVANDDLPGAARILQQDNALPAVCGRVCPQENQCEARCVRGVKGEAVAIGYLERYVADWAMMHDGELENSGPVTPSGKSVAVVGSGPCGLAAAGDLIRHGHQVTIFEALHDTGGVLRYGIPEFRLPKTIVDEEVSRLEALGVEIQCNVVVGKTLTIDQLKDVFDAVLISNGAGLPMMMNIPGEHLKGVYAANEYLTRVNLMGAGRLADSPTPILQGKRVAVVGAGNTAMDCVRTARRLGAEQAMIVYRRSEAQMPARREEVHHAKAEGVEFVMLSSPLEILGNEQGWATALRCQKMRLGEPDASGRQRPEPIDGETIDLAVDVVVNALGTRPNPLLTATAPHLELQPSGQIRIDDDARTNLPGIYAGGDITRGGSTVILAMGDGKRAASRIHQMLSGG, encoded by the coding sequence ATGACGGAAGCGATGACACCGCAACAACGTCTGGCCATCCAGCGCGTTATTATGCCGGAACAGGATGCTGGTGTGCGCAGTGGTAACTTTACCGAAGTCAACCTCGGCTTGACCCATGAGCAGGCGATGGCGGAAGCGCAACGCTGCCTGCAGTGTAAAAGTCGGGTGTGCGTTGACGGTTGTCCGGTACAGGTCGGCATCCCCGAATTTATTGCTGCGGTGGCCAATGATGATCTGCCTGGCGCCGCACGCATCCTGCAGCAGGATAATGCCCTCCCCGCCGTCTGTGGCCGTGTCTGCCCACAGGAGAATCAATGTGAAGCACGCTGTGTGCGTGGTGTTAAAGGCGAGGCCGTGGCCATTGGCTATCTGGAGCGTTACGTGGCCGATTGGGCCATGATGCATGACGGAGAACTGGAAAATTCCGGCCCGGTCACGCCGAGTGGCAAGAGCGTTGCTGTGGTTGGCAGCGGCCCGTGTGGTCTGGCTGCGGCGGGAGATTTGATCCGTCACGGTCATCAGGTGACGATCTTTGAAGCGTTGCACGATACCGGCGGCGTGTTGCGTTACGGTATTCCCGAGTTTCGTTTACCTAAGACCATCGTCGATGAGGAAGTGTCGCGTCTCGAAGCGCTGGGGGTTGAGATTCAGTGCAATGTCGTGGTGGGGAAAACCCTGACCATTGATCAGCTCAAAGACGTTTTCGATGCGGTGTTGATCAGCAACGGTGCCGGATTGCCGATGATGATGAACATTCCTGGTGAACACCTCAAAGGGGTTTATGCCGCCAATGAATACCTGACCCGCGTTAACTTGATGGGTGCCGGGCGTCTCGCCGACAGTCCGACACCGATTTTACAGGGCAAGCGGGTGGCCGTGGTCGGCGCCGGCAATACCGCCATGGATTGTGTGCGTACTGCCCGTCGCCTGGGCGCGGAGCAGGCCATGATCGTCTATCGGCGCAGTGAAGCGCAGATGCCCGCCCGTCGTGAGGAGGTGCATCACGCCAAGGCCGAAGGCGTCGAATTTGTCATGCTCAGCTCACCGCTGGAGATCCTCGGCAATGAACAGGGCTGGGCAACGGCATTGCGCTGTCAGAAAATGCGTCTCGGTGAGCCGGATGCTTCCGGGCGTCAACGGCCGGAACCGATTGACGGCGAAACCATTGACCTGGCTGTTGATGTGGTGGTCAATGCCTTGGGAACCCGGCCCAATCCCCTGTTGACGGCAACCGCGCCTCATCTGGAATTGCAACCGTCCGGTCAGATTCGTATTGACGATGACGCTCGTACCAATCTGCCCGGCATTTATGCCGGGGGCGATATCACCCGTGGCGGATCGACGGTGATCCTGGCCATGGGCGATGGCAAACGGGCGGCATCCCGGATTCATCAGATGTTGAGTGGTGGCTGA
- a CDS encoding O-acetyl-ADP-ribose deacetylase, with protein MKRIEIIKADITQLNVDAIVNTATTKLLGSGGVDGAIHDAAGPELMEECRRLKGCLVGTAKITSGYNLPARYVIHTVGPQWDEGQGNEQALLASCYRACFSLAREYGLKTLAFPAISCGSYQFPVPTACEIAMDVVEQCLRGNDQIERVIFVCYRDAVERTLKQLLAEKMMPLVDNLAPQPGFTNYPGCEITV; from the coding sequence ATGAAACGGATTGAGATTATCAAAGCGGATATCACTCAGCTCAATGTCGATGCGATTGTTAACACAGCGACAACAAAGTTGTTGGGAAGCGGCGGTGTGGATGGCGCCATTCACGATGCGGCCGGACCGGAGCTGATGGAAGAGTGTCGGCGGTTGAAGGGCTGCCTGGTGGGAACAGCCAAAATTACGTCAGGCTATAATCTTCCGGCTCGCTATGTCATTCACACCGTTGGACCACAATGGGACGAGGGGCAGGGCAATGAGCAGGCGTTGCTGGCTTCCTGTTACCGGGCCTGTTTCAGTCTGGCACGTGAATATGGTCTGAAAACTCTGGCCTTTCCGGCCATCAGTTGCGGCAGTTATCAGTTCCCGGTGCCGACAGCCTGTGAGATCGCCATGGATGTGGTGGAACAGTGTCTGCGTGGGAATGATCAGATCGAACGGGTCATCTTTGTCTGTTATCGTGATGCCGTGGAGCGGACGTTGAAGCAACTCCTTGCGGAGAAAATGATGCCTTTGGTTGACAATTTAGCACCACAACCCGGCTTTACGAATTACCCGGGTTGTGAAATAACAGTCTAA